A window of the Ipomoea triloba cultivar NCNSP0323 chromosome 14, ASM357664v1 genome harbors these coding sequences:
- the LOC116004019 gene encoding uncharacterized protein LOC116004019, producing MGVLHKLNDALWAFRTIYKAPTDTTPYQLVYGKAYRLPVEVEHRAYWAIKKLNEDLSIAGRERTLQLNELEEWCLLAYETLKAYKERSKLYHDMHIKINKEFVVGES from the coding sequence atgggggtgttacataaGCTAAATGATGCCTTGTGGGCCTTCCGCACCATTTACAAAGCTCCTACCGACACCACCCCGTACCAACTTGTTTATGGAAAGGCGTATCGTCTACCGGTAGAGGTTGAACATCGGGCATATTGGGCGATTAAGAAGCTTAATGAGGATCTATCTATAGCTGGAAGGGAAAGAACGCTCCAACTCAACGAGCTTGAAGAGTGGTGTTTGCTCGCATATGAGACTTTAAAAGCTTACAAAGAGAGGTCTAAGCTCTACCACGACATGCATATTAAGATAAACAAGGAATTCGTGGTAGGAGAAAGCTAA